A single region of the Stutzerimonas stutzeri genome encodes:
- a CDS encoding thermonuclease family protein, which yields MRFSVQMKKASLVGAFFVSIFLTFQAQALCPASGSLARAQVARVVDGDTLRLVDGRSVRLIGLNAPEMGRKGIGAEPFAEAAKRRLQALVSANGGYVRLRTGQQAKDHYGRLLAHVYDEQGDNFEARLLAEGLGFFVAIAPNTDLADCHFAAEQQARAANRALWRRSPVIPAGELRHGGFALIRGQVERVQVNRGGIWLELADSVVLHIPHASASAFASALDNLPGRAVEARGWVIDRKGRADLSRQARWLLKLTAPSMLIVQP from the coding sequence ATGAGATTTTCCGTGCAGATGAAAAAGGCGTCCCTGGTGGGCGCCTTTTTCGTTTCTATATTCCTCACTTTTCAGGCTCAGGCGCTCTGTCCTGCCAGCGGGTCGCTTGCGAGGGCTCAGGTCGCCAGGGTGGTCGACGGCGATACGTTGCGTCTGGTCGATGGGCGGAGTGTCCGCCTGATCGGCCTGAATGCGCCGGAAATGGGGCGCAAGGGTATCGGCGCCGAGCCTTTCGCGGAAGCGGCCAAGCGCCGCTTGCAAGCGTTGGTGAGCGCCAACGGTGGGTACGTGAGGCTGCGCACCGGTCAGCAGGCGAAGGATCATTACGGACGGCTGCTGGCTCATGTGTATGACGAGCAGGGCGACAACTTCGAGGCGCGCCTGCTTGCAGAAGGGTTGGGTTTTTTCGTCGCCATCGCCCCCAATACCGATCTCGCCGATTGCCATTTCGCGGCGGAGCAGCAAGCGCGGGCGGCGAACCGGGCGCTGTGGCGCCGGTCGCCGGTCATCCCGGCTGGTGAGTTGCGCCACGGTGGCTTCGCCCTGATCCGCGGACAAGTCGAGCGGGTGCAGGTCAATCGTGGCGGTATCTGGCTGGAGTTGGCCGACTCGGTGGTGCTGCATATTCCCCATGCGTCCGCCAGCGCCTTCGCCAGCGCTTTGGACAACCTGCCGGGCAGGGCGGTCGAGGCCCGGGGGTGGGTGATCGACCGCAAGGGGCGGGCGGATTTGTCGCGGCAGGCGCGCTGGTTGCTGAAGTTGACCGCCCCGTCGATGCTGATCGTGCAGCCGTGA
- a CDS encoding type IV pilus assembly protein PilM: MLGLFTKKANTLLGIDISSTSVKLLELSRSGSRYRVESYAVEPLPANAVVEKNIAELEGVGQALSRLLGKAKTSVKSAAVAVSGSAVITKSIEMDGGLSDDELENQLKIEADQYIPYPLEEVAIDFEVQGPAARAPGRVEVLLAACRKENVEIREAALALAGLTAKIVDVEAYALERSYGLLAPQLGAGHDELTVALVDIGATMTTLSVLHNGRTIYTREQLFGGRQLTEEIQRRYGLSMEEAGLAKKQGGLPDDYDSEVLQPFKEAVVQQVSRSLQFFFAAGQFHDVDYILLAGGTASIPGLDRLIQQKIGTQTLVANPFADMALSSKVNAGALASDAPSLMIACGLALRSFD, encoded by the coding sequence GTGCTAGGGCTCTTCACTAAGAAAGCGAACACGCTGCTTGGGATCGACATCAGTTCGACCTCCGTCAAGCTACTCGAATTAAGTCGATCAGGCTCTCGATACCGGGTTGAGTCCTATGCCGTCGAGCCGTTGCCGGCGAACGCTGTGGTGGAAAAGAACATTGCCGAGCTGGAGGGCGTGGGGCAGGCGCTGTCCCGTCTGCTGGGGAAGGCGAAAACCAGCGTCAAATCCGCCGCGGTGGCGGTGTCCGGTTCTGCGGTCATCACCAAAAGCATCGAGATGGACGGTGGCTTGAGTGACGACGAGCTGGAAAACCAGCTGAAAATCGAGGCCGATCAATACATCCCGTACCCGCTCGAAGAGGTCGCCATCGATTTCGAGGTGCAGGGCCCCGCCGCGCGTGCTCCTGGACGCGTGGAGGTGCTGTTGGCCGCCTGCCGCAAAGAGAATGTCGAGATTCGCGAGGCGGCGCTTGCCTTGGCCGGGTTGACCGCCAAGATCGTCGACGTCGAAGCCTATGCGTTGGAGCGCTCATATGGCTTGTTGGCGCCTCAGTTGGGTGCCGGTCACGATGAGCTGACCGTTGCGCTCGTCGACATCGGCGCAACGATGACGACCCTGAGCGTGCTCCACAACGGCCGCACCATCTATACCCGTGAACAACTGTTCGGAGGGCGTCAGCTCACCGAGGAAATCCAGCGGCGCTACGGGCTGTCGATGGAGGAGGCTGGCCTGGCTAAAAAGCAGGGAGGGCTCCCGGATGACTACGACAGCGAAGTGTTGCAACCGTTCAAAGAGGCGGTGGTGCAGCAGGTGTCGCGCTCCTTACAGTTCTTCTTCGCGGCTGGCCAGTTCCACGACGTGGATTACATCCTGCTCGCCGGAGGGACCGCTTCGATTCCGGGGCTGGACCGTTTGATTCAGCAGAAAATCGGAACCCAGACTTTAGTTGCCAACCCGTTTGCCGATATGGCCTTGAGTAGCAAGGTCAACGCTGGCGCGCTCGCCAGCGACGCGCCGTCCCTGATGATCGCCTGCGGATTGGCCTTGAGGAGTTTCGACTGA
- a CDS encoding primosomal protein N' codes for MPQPILRVALPSPLRKLFDYLPPVGAPSAALQPGIRLRVPFGRRDVIGILIEVTSHSEVPEAKLKPALALLDARPPLPPALFKLCLWTANYYQHSLGDTLSWALPVLLRQGEPAEARQERFWHVAKNARPEDPRLSRAPRQREALKTIAQHPHGVAHSLLTQLQLSKDSLDLLLQKGLVYIETHRCHQARRHQGSWLLQPELPLNQQQRAAFEAIRAGLGGYQTYLLAGVTGSGKTEVYLQLIHQVLEAGKQALVLIPEINLGPQTLARFEQRFNARIALLHSNVNDRDRLDAWLAARDGEADIIIGTRSALFTPMKNPGLIILDEEHDASYKQQEGLRYHARDLAVVRARQEKLPILLGSATPSLESLHNAHSGRYALLKLTQRAGGAQAPRFLRLDVKSRPLDAGISGPLQQAMAQTLAAGQQVLVFLNRRGFAPSLLCHDCGWLSQCPRCDARMTLHQRHNELRCHHCGHVARPPRSCPECQKLDLRPVGAGTERAEERLGILFPDYPVLRIDRDSTSRKGSMEQLLGTINRGEPCLLVGTQMLAKGHHFPRVTLVAILDADGGLFSADFRASERMAQLIVQVAGRAGRAGESGKVIIQTHLADHPLLVQLTEQGYFAFAEQALSERRAAGLPPFSHLALLRAEATKPGQAEDFLDQACGQAEQLMSQLGLDGIELLGPVPAPMERRAGRFRAQLLLQANARAPLHKLMNLWLPHVEALPGSRTVRWSLDIDPIDLF; via the coding sequence GTGCCCCAACCCATACTTCGCGTTGCGCTGCCCTCGCCTTTGCGCAAGCTCTTCGACTATTTGCCGCCCGTCGGCGCTCCTAGTGCTGCACTGCAGCCAGGCATACGCCTGCGGGTGCCGTTCGGCCGTCGCGACGTTATCGGCATCCTGATCGAAGTTACCAGCCATAGCGAGGTGCCGGAGGCAAAACTCAAACCCGCCTTGGCCTTGCTCGACGCTCGCCCGCCGCTGCCGCCGGCGTTGTTCAAGCTGTGCCTGTGGACCGCGAACTATTATCAACACAGCCTCGGCGACACGCTCAGCTGGGCGCTACCGGTCCTGTTGCGCCAGGGCGAACCCGCCGAAGCGAGGCAGGAGCGCTTCTGGCATGTCGCCAAGAATGCCCGCCCCGAAGACCCGCGGCTCAGCCGTGCGCCGCGCCAACGCGAGGCGTTGAAGACCATCGCCCAACATCCGCATGGCGTCGCTCATTCACTGCTCACACAGTTGCAGTTGAGCAAGGACAGCCTCGACCTGCTGCTGCAGAAGGGCCTGGTATACATCGAGACCCACCGCTGCCACCAGGCTCGACGCCATCAGGGCAGCTGGCTGTTGCAACCAGAGCTACCGCTCAATCAACAGCAGCGGGCGGCCTTCGAAGCCATACGCGCAGGCCTGGGCGGCTACCAGACCTATCTACTGGCCGGCGTTACCGGAAGCGGCAAGACCGAGGTCTACCTGCAACTCATCCATCAGGTCCTCGAAGCCGGAAAGCAGGCGCTGGTGCTGATTCCGGAGATCAATCTCGGTCCGCAAACGCTGGCGCGCTTCGAACAGCGCTTCAACGCCCGCATCGCCCTACTGCACTCCAACGTCAACGATCGCGATCGGCTGGACGCCTGGCTGGCCGCGCGAGACGGCGAGGCGGACATCATCATCGGCACCCGTTCGGCGCTCTTCACCCCAATGAAGAATCCGGGGCTGATCATTCTCGATGAGGAGCACGACGCGTCCTATAAACAGCAGGAAGGCCTGCGCTATCACGCCCGCGATTTGGCCGTGGTCCGGGCGCGGCAGGAGAAGCTGCCGATCCTGCTCGGGTCAGCGACGCCGTCTCTGGAAAGCCTGCACAATGCCCACAGCGGTCGCTACGCGCTGCTGAAACTGACCCAGCGAGCCGGCGGCGCACAAGCCCCACGCTTTCTGCGCCTGGATGTCAAAAGCCGTCCGCTGGACGCCGGGATCTCCGGTCCGTTGCAGCAGGCCATGGCGCAGACGCTCGCCGCCGGACAACAGGTGCTGGTGTTCCTGAATCGCCGCGGTTTCGCCCCGTCACTGCTCTGTCATGACTGCGGCTGGCTCAGCCAGTGCCCGCGCTGCGATGCCCGGATGACGCTGCATCAGCGGCACAACGAGTTGCGCTGCCACCATTGCGGCCATGTCGCGCGACCGCCCCGCAGCTGCCCAGAATGCCAAAAGCTCGACCTGCGCCCGGTAGGCGCCGGCACCGAGCGTGCCGAAGAGCGCCTCGGCATACTCTTCCCCGACTACCCGGTGCTGCGCATCGATCGCGACAGCACGTCACGCAAGGGCTCGATGGAGCAGTTGCTGGGCACCATCAACCGCGGCGAACCCTGCCTGCTGGTGGGCACGCAAATGCTCGCCAAAGGCCACCACTTCCCACGGGTCACCCTGGTCGCCATCCTGGACGCCGATGGCGGCCTGTTCTCTGCGGACTTTCGCGCCAGTGAACGGATGGCCCAGCTGATCGTGCAAGTGGCCGGTCGCGCGGGGCGGGCCGGAGAATCGGGCAAGGTGATCATCCAGACCCATCTGGCCGACCATCCGCTATTGGTGCAGCTAACCGAGCAAGGCTATTTCGCCTTTGCCGAACAGGCACTGAGCGAGCGTCGAGCCGCCGGATTGCCGCCGTTCAGCCATCTGGCGCTGCTGCGTGCGGAAGCGACGAAACCCGGACAGGCCGAAGACTTCCTCGATCAGGCTTGCGGTCAGGCCGAACAGCTCATGAGCCAGCTCGGACTTGACGGCATCGAACTGCTGGGCCCGGTACCCGCACCGATGGAGCGCCGCGCCGGACGCTTCCGGGCGCAACTGCTGCTGCAGGCCAATGCACGCGCGCCGTTGCATAAGCTGATGAACCTATGGCTGCCGCACGTAGAGGCGCTACCCGGCAGCCGTACGGTGCGCTGGTCGCTGGATATCGATCCGATCGATCTGTTCTGA
- a CDS encoding penicillin-binding protein 1A, with the protein MRFLKFFLWSCLTIFCGLLLSLSGAFLYLSPNLPSVDSLRSIQLQIPLRVYSDDDKLIAEYGEMRRSPIGFEQIPNDFIAALLSAEDDNFANHYGVDVSSLMRAATQLLKTGHIQTGGSTITMQVAKNYFLTSERSFSRKINEILLALQIERELSKDEILELYVNKIYLGNRAYGIEAAAQVYYGKPIGELSLAQMAMIAGLPKAPSAYNPLANPVRAKERRNWILGRMYRLGKIDETQYQNALAEEVDASYHGASPELDAPYIAEMARAEMVGRFGSAAYTDGFRVYTTISSERQMAANQALRDGLIEYDQRHGYRGPEAHLPGTDPAAWVKALGNYRSQSGLLPAVVSSVSKDSINVLLRDGSEHAIGWESMKWARPFINTNSLGPQPKSPSEVVKPGDVIRVQLVEEQAVFSQVPAAQGALVSLDPQDGSIEALTGGFSFGQSNYNRAIQAKRQPGSSFKPFVYSAALDAGFTPATLVNDSPIVFVEEGLDRVWRPKNDNNTFLGPIRLREALYKSRNLVSIRLLRTLGIPYTIDYIKRFGFKPEDLPANLSLALGTATLTPMEIATGWTAFANGGYKIEPYLITRVEDRDEKVIFEANPARVPDNHTVDLAETDTGTTTFAQADTLLPGSEPDSQAPVHAEQIIDERTAYIMTSMLQDVIKRGTGRRALALGRGDLAGKTGTTNESKDSWFSGYNADIVTTVWTGFDQPQSLGRREYGGTVALPIWMKYMGAVLDGKPEHAPAEPDGILTLRIDPKSGRAAAPGTPDAYFEVFRSEDSPPNMGDDMLPGSTLPDTPLPASEAAPIDLF; encoded by the coding sequence ATGCGTTTTCTGAAGTTTTTTCTATGGTCATGCCTGACTATTTTCTGCGGACTATTACTCAGTCTCAGTGGCGCGTTTCTCTATCTAAGCCCGAACCTGCCGTCGGTCGACTCGCTACGCAGCATACAGCTCCAGATTCCGCTGCGTGTCTATAGCGATGACGACAAGCTGATCGCCGAATATGGAGAGATGCGCCGCTCCCCGATCGGCTTCGAGCAAATACCCAACGACTTCATCGCAGCCCTGTTATCGGCCGAAGACGATAACTTCGCCAATCATTATGGCGTCGATGTTTCCAGCCTGATGCGCGCTGCCACGCAATTATTGAAGACCGGGCATATTCAGACCGGCGGCAGCACCATCACCATGCAGGTCGCGAAGAACTACTTCCTCACCAGCGAACGGAGCTTCTCTCGCAAGATCAACGAGATTCTCCTAGCCCTTCAGATCGAACGAGAACTGAGCAAGGACGAAATCCTCGAGCTGTACGTGAACAAGATCTACCTAGGCAACCGGGCCTACGGCATCGAGGCGGCCGCGCAGGTCTATTACGGAAAGCCTATCGGAGAGCTGAGCCTGGCACAGATGGCCATGATCGCGGGCCTGCCCAAGGCACCCTCGGCGTACAACCCACTGGCGAATCCGGTACGCGCCAAGGAGCGCCGCAACTGGATCCTGGGGCGTATGTATCGGCTCGGAAAAATCGACGAGACCCAGTACCAGAATGCACTGGCCGAAGAAGTCGACGCTTCGTATCACGGCGCCTCTCCTGAGCTCGACGCGCCCTATATCGCGGAGATGGCACGGGCCGAGATGGTCGGGCGCTTCGGTAGCGCGGCGTATACAGACGGGTTCCGCGTCTACACCACCATCAGCAGCGAACGCCAGATGGCCGCCAACCAGGCACTGCGTGACGGATTGATCGAGTACGACCAGCGCCATGGTTACCGAGGCCCGGAGGCCCATCTGCCGGGCACCGATCCTGCCGCCTGGGTGAAGGCGCTTGGCAACTATCGCAGTCAATCCGGTCTTCTGCCGGCCGTCGTCAGCTCCGTCTCCAAGGATTCGATCAATGTGCTGTTGCGTGACGGCAGTGAGCATGCCATCGGCTGGGAAAGCATGAAGTGGGCCCGCCCGTTCATCAACACCAACAGCCTGGGCCCGCAGCCCAAATCGCCATCCGAGGTGGTCAAGCCCGGCGATGTCATTCGTGTTCAGCTCGTTGAAGAGCAGGCAGTGTTCAGCCAGGTACCCGCAGCGCAGGGCGCCCTGGTGTCTCTCGACCCGCAGGACGGCTCGATCGAAGCACTGACCGGCGGTTTCTCCTTCGGCCAGAGCAATTACAACCGCGCCATCCAGGCCAAGCGCCAGCCTGGTTCAAGCTTCAAGCCCTTCGTTTATAGCGCCGCGCTGGATGCGGGATTCACCCCGGCAACGCTGGTCAACGACTCGCCCATCGTCTTCGTCGAAGAAGGCCTGGACCGGGTATGGCGCCCGAAGAACGACAACAACACCTTCCTGGGCCCCATCCGCCTGCGCGAGGCACTGTACAAGTCACGCAACCTGGTCTCGATCCGCCTGCTGCGAACGCTTGGCATCCCTTATACGATCGATTACATCAAGCGCTTCGGCTTCAAGCCCGAGGATCTTCCGGCGAATCTGTCGCTGGCACTCGGCACGGCAACCCTGACGCCAATGGAAATCGCCACCGGCTGGACCGCCTTTGCCAACGGCGGCTACAAGATCGAGCCGTACCTGATTACGCGGGTCGAAGACCGGGACGAGAAAGTCATATTCGAGGCCAATCCGGCGCGCGTCCCGGACAACCACACCGTGGATCTCGCCGAAACCGACACCGGGACAACCACCTTTGCTCAGGCCGACACCTTGCTGCCGGGCTCAGAGCCCGACAGCCAAGCACCCGTCCATGCCGAGCAGATCATCGATGAGCGCACCGCCTACATCATGACCAGCATGTTGCAAGACGTCATCAAGCGCGGTACCGGGAGGCGGGCGCTGGCGCTGGGGCGTGGCGACCTTGCCGGGAAGACCGGCACGACCAACGAATCCAAGGACAGCTGGTTTTCCGGCTACAACGCCGATATCGTGACCACCGTCTGGACCGGCTTCGATCAGCCGCAAAGCCTCGGTCGCCGGGAATACGGCGGAACCGTCGCATTGCCGATATGGATGAAATACATGGGCGCGGTCCTGGACGGAAAGCCCGAGCATGCCCCCGCCGAACCGGACGGCATCCTGACGCTGCGTATTGATCCCAAGAGTGGTCGCGCGGCGGCACCGGGCACGCCGGACGCCTACTTCGAAGTCTTTCGCAGCGAGGATTCGCCCCCCAACATGGGCGACGACATGCTGCCTGGCTCGACCCTTCCCGACACCCCGCTACCGGCGTCCGAGGCCGCCCCGATCGACCTGTTCTAG
- the pilN gene encoding type 4a pilus biogenesis protein PilN: protein MARINLLPWREQLREERKQRFLVSLAGVAVVAVGLLFLADQYFTRAIEQQNARNEFIRKEIAVLDARIVEIKELRERRQQLLERMKIIQDLQGNRPIIARVFDQLVRTLPDGVYFTGLKMTGKSIAIVGAAESNNRVSNLMRNLDGSEWLEAPNLNEVKAVTAGAVDQENVFQLTVQQTQPGSVTEGGKP, encoded by the coding sequence ATGGCCCGGATCAACCTTTTACCTTGGCGCGAACAGCTCCGGGAGGAGCGTAAGCAGCGCTTTCTGGTCTCGCTCGCGGGCGTGGCCGTCGTCGCAGTGGGCCTGTTGTTTCTTGCCGACCAGTACTTCACCCGCGCCATCGAACAGCAGAACGCGCGGAACGAGTTCATCCGCAAAGAGATCGCGGTGCTGGATGCCCGCATCGTCGAGATCAAGGAGCTGCGCGAGCGCCGCCAGCAGTTGCTCGAGCGGATGAAGATCATCCAGGACCTGCAGGGTAACCGGCCGATCATCGCGAGGGTCTTCGATCAACTGGTTCGTACGCTGCCGGATGGCGTGTATTTCACCGGGCTGAAAATGACTGGCAAGAGCATCGCCATCGTGGGTGCAGCTGAATCCAACAACCGGGTCTCTAACCTGATGCGCAACTTGGATGGTTCTGAATGGCTGGAAGCGCCCAACCTGAACGAGGTGAAGGCTGTGACAGCGGGAGCGGTCGATCAGGAAAACGTGTTCCAGCTGACGGTGCAGCAAACGCAGCCGGGCAGCGTGACCGAAGGAGGTAAGCCATGA
- the rpmE gene encoding 50S ribosomal protein L31: MKADIHPNYVEIEATCSCGNVIKTRSTLGKNLSIDVCSECHPFYTGKQKVLDTGGRIDRFKQRFGVFGAK, translated from the coding sequence ATGAAAGCCGATATCCATCCTAACTACGTTGAAATCGAAGCCACGTGCAGCTGCGGCAACGTTATCAAGACGCGCTCCACGCTGGGCAAGAACCTGAGCATTGACGTTTGCTCTGAGTGCCACCCGTTCTATACCGGCAAGCAGAAGGTGCTGGATACCGGCGGTCGTATCGATCGCTTCAAGCAGCGCTTCGGTGTGTTTGGCGCCAAGTAA
- a CDS encoding malic enzyme-like NAD(P)-binding protein, which translates to MTDLKTAALDYHSQPRPGKLSVELTKPTSTARDLSLAYSPGVAEPVREIARDPELAYRYTGKGNLVAVISDGTAILGLGDLGPLASKPVMEGKGVLFKRFAGVDVFDIEVDAESPQAFIDTVKRISITFGGINLEDIKAPECFDIERALIEQCDIPVFHDDQHGTAIVTAAGMLNALEIAGKTLEQAKIVCLGAGAAATSCMKLLVSMGAKIENIFMIDRKGVIHAGRDDLNQYKAVFAHETDRRTLDDALDGADVFVGLSGANLLSAEGLKRMAANPVVFACSNPDPEISPELAHATRSDVIMATGRSDYPNQVNNVLGFPFIFRGALDVRATRINEEMKIAAALALRDLAKLPVPAEVAAAYGIDHLQFGREYIIPKPMDPRLITLVSDAVAKAAIESGVATLPYPSNYPLKSVNDVFGG; encoded by the coding sequence ATGACTGACCTGAAAACTGCCGCTCTCGACTACCATTCCCAGCCACGTCCGGGAAAGCTTAGTGTCGAGCTGACCAAGCCCACTTCTACCGCTCGCGATCTTTCACTGGCGTACAGCCCTGGCGTAGCGGAGCCGGTGCGAGAGATCGCCCGTGACCCGGAGCTGGCCTACCGATACACCGGTAAAGGCAATCTGGTCGCAGTGATCTCCGATGGCACAGCCATCCTGGGCCTGGGCGATCTGGGGCCGCTGGCATCCAAGCCGGTCATGGAAGGCAAGGGTGTGTTGTTCAAGCGCTTCGCCGGTGTAGACGTGTTCGACATCGAGGTCGATGCCGAGAGCCCTCAGGCGTTCATCGACACGGTCAAGCGGATCTCCATCACCTTCGGCGGCATCAATCTGGAAGACATCAAGGCGCCTGAGTGTTTCGACATCGAGCGGGCGTTGATCGAGCAGTGCGATATCCCGGTTTTTCACGATGACCAGCATGGCACTGCCATCGTCACCGCGGCCGGGATGCTCAATGCGCTGGAAATCGCCGGCAAGACGCTGGAGCAGGCAAAGATCGTCTGCCTGGGCGCCGGTGCTGCCGCGACCTCATGCATGAAGTTGTTGGTCAGCATGGGGGCGAAGATCGAGAATATCTTCATGATCGACCGCAAGGGCGTCATCCACGCCGGGCGTGACGATCTGAATCAATACAAGGCCGTGTTCGCGCACGAGACCGACCGTCGTACGCTGGATGATGCGCTCGACGGCGCTGATGTGTTTGTCGGACTGTCCGGTGCCAATCTGCTGAGTGCCGAAGGTCTCAAGCGTATGGCGGCAAACCCGGTGGTCTTCGCCTGCTCGAACCCTGATCCTGAAATCAGTCCGGAGCTTGCGCATGCGACCCGCTCCGACGTGATCATGGCGACCGGCCGTTCGGACTATCCGAATCAGGTCAACAACGTGCTGGGCTTCCCGTTCATTTTCCGTGGCGCGCTGGATGTGCGGGCCACGCGGATCAATGAGGAAATGAAAATCGCGGCTGCGCTGGCCCTGCGTGATCTGGCCAAGCTGCCGGTTCCGGCTGAGGTCGCTGCGGCCTATGGCATCGATCATCTGCAGTTCGGGCGTGAGTACATCATTCCGAAGCCGATGGATCCTCGTTTGATCACGCTGGTGTCCGACGCGGTCGCCAAGGCGGCGATCGAAAGCGGCGTGGCGACCCTGCCATACCCGTCGAACTACCCGCTCAAGTCGGTCAACGATGTGTTCGGTGGCTGA
- the argS gene encoding arginine--tRNA ligase, which produces MKDSIRHLIQQALSRLTAEGVLPEGLSPTIQVENTRDKTHGDFASNIAMMLAKPAGMKPRDLAQKLIEALPTDASVSKVEIAGPGFLNFFQNSAALAGRLDAALADPHLGVSKASPSQRVVVDLSSPNLAKEMHVGHLRSTIIGDAVARVLEFLGDEVIRQNHVGDWGTQFGMLLAYLEENPAAAESELSDLEQFYRAAKKRFDDSQTFADRARELVVKLQAGDADCLRLWTRFNEISLSHCQKVYDRLNVKLSPDDVMGESAYNAELGDIVASLKAKGLLSESNGAQCVFLEEFKNAEGNPLPVIVQKAGGGYLYATTDLASMRYRSQQLKADRALYFVDQRQALHFQMAFEVARRAGFVHPTMQLEHMGFGTMNGADGRPFKTRDGGTVKLVDLLDEAEQRAYSLVKGKNPDLDEAELRQIARAVGIGAVKYADLSKHRTSDYSFNFEQMLSFEGNTAPYLLYAYTRVASVFRKLGTGMDGLTGEIRLDAEQEQALGAKLAQFGEVLNSVGDKGVPHLLCSYLYDLAGLFSSFYEHCPILTAENDAVKQSRLRLAALTGKTLQQGLELLGLETLERM; this is translated from the coding sequence ATGAAAGACAGCATTCGCCATCTGATCCAGCAAGCCCTGAGCCGCCTCACCGCTGAAGGCGTGCTGCCCGAAGGATTGAGTCCGACCATTCAGGTGGAGAACACACGCGACAAGACCCACGGCGACTTCGCCAGCAACATTGCCATGATGCTGGCCAAGCCCGCAGGGATGAAGCCACGCGATTTGGCACAGAAGCTCATCGAGGCATTGCCGACCGATGCCAGCGTCAGCAAGGTGGAAATCGCCGGCCCGGGCTTTCTCAACTTCTTCCAGAACAGCGCCGCGTTGGCTGGACGCCTCGATGCAGCACTCGCCGACCCACACCTGGGTGTGAGCAAGGCGAGCCCGTCACAGCGCGTCGTGGTCGATCTGTCGTCGCCGAACCTGGCGAAGGAAATGCACGTCGGCCACCTGCGCTCCACCATCATCGGCGACGCCGTGGCGCGGGTACTGGAGTTTCTCGGCGACGAGGTGATCCGGCAGAACCACGTCGGCGACTGGGGCACGCAGTTCGGCATGCTGCTGGCCTATCTCGAGGAAAACCCCGCCGCTGCAGAAAGCGAGCTATCGGACCTTGAGCAGTTCTATCGCGCCGCGAAAAAACGCTTTGACGACTCGCAAACGTTCGCCGACCGCGCCCGCGAGCTGGTGGTGAAGCTGCAAGCGGGCGATGCCGACTGCCTGAGGCTCTGGACGCGCTTCAACGAGATATCCCTCTCGCACTGCCAAAAGGTCTACGACCGCCTCAACGTCAAGCTGTCGCCAGACGATGTAATGGGCGAAAGCGCCTACAACGCCGAGCTGGGCGACATCGTCGCATCGCTCAAGGCCAAGGGGCTGCTTAGCGAAAGCAACGGCGCCCAGTGTGTCTTCCTTGAGGAGTTCAAGAACGCCGAAGGCAATCCGCTTCCAGTGATCGTGCAGAAGGCCGGGGGCGGCTACCTCTACGCCACCACTGACCTGGCTTCCATGCGCTACCGCAGTCAGCAACTGAAGGCCGACCGCGCCCTGTATTTCGTCGATCAGCGCCAGGCCCTGCATTTCCAGATGGCCTTCGAGGTCGCTCGTCGCGCCGGCTTCGTCCACCCGACCATGCAGCTCGAGCACATGGGATTCGGCACCATGAACGGCGCCGATGGCCGTCCGTTCAAGACCCGCGATGGCGGCACCGTTAAACTGGTCGACCTGCTCGATGAGGCCGAACAGCGCGCCTACAGCCTGGTAAAAGGCAAGAATCCGGATCTGGACGAAGCGGAACTGCGGCAGATCGCCCGCGCAGTGGGGATCGGCGCGGTGAAATATGCCGACCTGTCCAAGCACCGCACCAGCGACTACAGCTTCAACTTCGAGCAGATGCTCAGCTTCGAAGGCAACACGGCGCCCTACCTGCTCTATGCCTATACCCGGGTGGCCAGCGTGTTTCGCAAGCTCGGTACCGGCATGGATGGGCTGACCGGCGAAATCCGGCTCGATGCCGAGCAGGAACAGGCGCTGGGCGCCAAGCTTGCACAGTTCGGCGAAGTGCTGAATAGCGTCGGTGACAAAGGCGTCCCGCACCTGCTGTGCAGCTACCTGTACGACCTGGCCGGCCTGTTCTCCAGCTTCTACGAGCATTGCCCGATCCTTACCGCGGAAAATGACGCTGTGAAACAAAGTCGCCTGCGTCTCGCCGCCCTGACCGGCAAGACACTCCAGCAAGGCCTGGAGCTGCTTGGCCTGGAAACGCTGGAGCGGATGTAA